One window of Triticum dicoccoides isolate Atlit2015 ecotype Zavitan chromosome 5A, WEW_v2.0, whole genome shotgun sequence genomic DNA carries:
- the LOC119304029 gene encoding transcription factor bHLH93-like isoform X1, giving the protein MDQLDEQSFLDELMSLRREEALPPAPAPWQAYPGSGMMTTSDLLFYGGEGAEASSGTDMAGPFLQQPMAPPPSAPPHRSHEEFNFDCLSEVCNPYRSCVGGVHGHGVVHAAGQALAQYPLHDAMAEDDPSGSNLHRGGGASSSSVPFVFGAGGARESPEIIRGVFPGAHARSKLNGGTTSKNLMAERRRRKRLNDRLSMLRSIVPKITKMDRTSILGDTIDYVNELTERIKTLEEEIGSTPEELNLLNTRKNFSSGSSEEMPTRNSTNFVIEKQGDGETRIDICCATSPGALISTVSALEVLGLEIEQCVVSCFGDFAMQASCSQEEGRSQVTSTDEIKQALFTSAGYGGRCL; this is encoded by the exons ATGGATCAGCTTGACGAGCAGTCCTTCCTCGACGAGCTCATGTCGCTGCGCCGGGAGGAGGCGCTGCCGCCGGCTCCGGCTCCGTGGCAGGCGTACCCGGGCAGCGGCATGATGACGACCAGCGACCTCCTCTTCTACGGCGGCGAGGGCGCGGAGGCGAGCAGCGGCACGGACATGGCCGGGCCGTTTCTTCAACAGCCCATGGCGCCACCGCCCTCCGCACCTCCTCACCGTTCGCACGAGGAGTTCAACTTCGACTGCCTCAGCGAAGTGTGCAACCCTTACCGGAGCTGCGTCGGCGGCGTCCATGGGCATGGGGTCGTCCACGCTGCCGGCCAGGCGCTGGCTCAGTATCCCCTCCACGACGCCATGGCGGAGGACGATCCGAGCGGCAGCAACCTGCATCGCGGTGGTGGGGCGTCGTCGTCCTCGGTGCCGTTCGTGTTCGGAGCAGGAGGCGCCCGGGAGAGCCCGGAGATAATCAGGGGCGTCTTCCCCGGCGCCCACGCTAGAAGCAAGCTCAACGGCGGCACTACGTCCAAGAACCTCATGGCGGAAAGGCGGCGCCGGAAGCGTCTCAACGACCGCCTCTCCATGCTCCGCTCCATCGTGCCCAAGATTACCAAG ATGGATAGGACCTCGATCCTTGGGGACACCATAGACTACGTGAATGAGCTAACCGAGCGGATCAAAACCCTTGAGGAGGAGATCGGCTCCACGCCGGAGGAGCTGAACCTGCTGAACACCAGGAAGAATTTCTCCAGCGGTAGCAGCGAGGAGATGCCGACAAGGAATTCCACCAAT TTTGTCATCGAGAAGCAGGGCGACGGCGAAACGAGGATCGACATCTGCTGCGCCACAAGCCCCGGCGCGCTGATCTCGACGGTGAGCGCGCTGGAGGTGCTGGGGCTGGAGATCGAGCAGTGCGTCGTCAGCTGCTTCGGCGACTTCGCCATGCAGGCATCATGCTCACAA gaggaagggagGAGCCAAGTGACAAGCACCGACGAGATCAAGCAGGCATTGTTCACGAGTGCAGGCTATGGAGGAAGGTGTCTCTAG
- the LOC119304029 gene encoding transcription factor bHLH93-like isoform X2 yields MDQLDEQSFLDELMSLRREEALPPAPAPWQAYPGSGMMTTSDLLFYGGEGAEASSGTDMAGPFLQQPMAPPPSAPPHRSHEEFNFDCLSEVCNPYRSCVGGVHGHGVVHAAGQALAQYPLHDAMAEDDPSGSNLHRGGGASSSSVPFVFGAGGARESPEIIRGVFPGAHARSKLNGGTTSKNLMAERRRRKRLNDRLSMLRSIVPKITKMDRTSILGDTIDYVNELTERIKTLEEEIGSTPEELNLLNTRKNFSSGSSEEMPTRNSTNGDGETRIDICCATSPGALISTVSALEVLGLEIEQCVVSCFGDFAMQASCSQEEGRSQVTSTDEIKQALFTSAGYGGRCL; encoded by the exons ATGGATCAGCTTGACGAGCAGTCCTTCCTCGACGAGCTCATGTCGCTGCGCCGGGAGGAGGCGCTGCCGCCGGCTCCGGCTCCGTGGCAGGCGTACCCGGGCAGCGGCATGATGACGACCAGCGACCTCCTCTTCTACGGCGGCGAGGGCGCGGAGGCGAGCAGCGGCACGGACATGGCCGGGCCGTTTCTTCAACAGCCCATGGCGCCACCGCCCTCCGCACCTCCTCACCGTTCGCACGAGGAGTTCAACTTCGACTGCCTCAGCGAAGTGTGCAACCCTTACCGGAGCTGCGTCGGCGGCGTCCATGGGCATGGGGTCGTCCACGCTGCCGGCCAGGCGCTGGCTCAGTATCCCCTCCACGACGCCATGGCGGAGGACGATCCGAGCGGCAGCAACCTGCATCGCGGTGGTGGGGCGTCGTCGTCCTCGGTGCCGTTCGTGTTCGGAGCAGGAGGCGCCCGGGAGAGCCCGGAGATAATCAGGGGCGTCTTCCCCGGCGCCCACGCTAGAAGCAAGCTCAACGGCGGCACTACGTCCAAGAACCTCATGGCGGAAAGGCGGCGCCGGAAGCGTCTCAACGACCGCCTCTCCATGCTCCGCTCCATCGTGCCCAAGATTACCAAG ATGGATAGGACCTCGATCCTTGGGGACACCATAGACTACGTGAATGAGCTAACCGAGCGGATCAAAACCCTTGAGGAGGAGATCGGCTCCACGCCGGAGGAGCTGAACCTGCTGAACACCAGGAAGAATTTCTCCAGCGGTAGCAGCGAGGAGATGCCGACAAGGAATTCCACCAAT GGCGACGGCGAAACGAGGATCGACATCTGCTGCGCCACAAGCCCCGGCGCGCTGATCTCGACGGTGAGCGCGCTGGAGGTGCTGGGGCTGGAGATCGAGCAGTGCGTCGTCAGCTGCTTCGGCGACTTCGCCATGCAGGCATCATGCTCACAA gaggaagggagGAGCCAAGTGACAAGCACCGACGAGATCAAGCAGGCATTGTTCACGAGTGCAGGCTATGGAGGAAGGTGTCTCTAG